From Panthera tigris isolate Pti1 chromosome B4, P.tigris_Pti1_mat1.1, whole genome shotgun sequence:
taagtttatttatttatttagagacagagagacatgggaggggcagagagagagaaagagaatccaaagcaagctctgcatattcatcacagagccccatgtggggcacagactgtgagatcatgacctgagccgaaaaccaagagtcgacttaaccaactaagcccccaggcatccctgtactcttaaaaaaaaaaaaaaaaaaaaaaaaagtttgttgaagtaatctctacacccaatgtggggcttgaactaaagACCcggaggtcaagagtcacacgctcctctgactgagccagccaggcacccctgaatcgtcctctttaaaatagttttatgttatgtgaatttcacctcatttgaaaaaaaaaaaattgtggattAATTCAGAGACTGAAGGGACTAAACAGCCAGGAAATGGATGAGAATGATGACACGGCTATTCTCTCTGCATGCCGTTAGCCATTAGTATGTATAAGCAGAGGAGAGAGTCCATAAGTAAGGGAAGTAAAGGGACAGAGGAGACGAATAGTAGTGGGTATAGGAGGGAAGAACTCAGGTGTAAATGCCAAGTTCATTTGACCAACACTTAGGGAGCCGGTGCTAATGGGAAAGTGAAGGCCGTGGGCATGACTGCACAGAATTAAGTGCCTGTAGTTTCTGAACAGGAGGAAACACAATACATTTGCAGTATAAATTAAAGCATTGTTTTATCTCTAATCAgaaatgaaatctgaaaaaagaaaacaaaatgtatgccATTGTATGCGGCAAAAGTAGTTattcaaagcagaaagaaacGAGTTGAGTAACCAAGAAGCAACTCTGATCTTATTGAGGGCAGAGGGCATGGCTTACTCAACTTTGGATCCccagcactgtgccaggcactgataGTCAAAAGTTCTCAATGTTTCAGGTCTTTTAACCATCTGATGCACTTAATCTTACAATGATCCAGGGTTTGGTGTCATTGAGTTctccctcgccccccaccccctttttaaataaagttagcaaccatttatttatattttagagagagagagagagcgctcgtGAACgatgtgggggcttgatcccaagacacgatcatgacatgagccaaaatcaagagtctcagtgactgagctacccaggtgcccccggggttctccttttccagatgaggaaactgaggcacagaaaggtgacAGTCATCATGGCAGAGTTAGGATTTGCACCCCCATGGTCTAGCTCCAGAGTTGGTGTTCTGAAACACTTGTTATATTTCCTGAtggcattaaaaatataataataaaaacaatgattaaaAGACTGGTCAGCAAACATATGGATTCTCTTGTATCCCTCTTAGAAGAGGAAAAACTATGAACCTCTTTGGcatttccccccttctctcttctggcCAGACTCATAGCTCTCAAGAACTGGCTGTATGCAAACAATTCCCAAGTAACCTAGTTCCTGAGTAGTGAATGGCAGTGTGTGAAAGCAAGCGACACCTTCTTTCAGCCTCTACGTTGAATAAGGGAGCACACATCATATCCCTCAGCAGGCAAAATAACGTTCTGCACCCTGAGATACACAAAAGAAATTTGCAGCGTTGTACCATCTAGTTCTAttgtctaaaataaatacagcCTTCAGTCTCCTGTAAATGACTGGCCTCTAGCAACAGCAGTTGTATCCCTATCTTTGGCAAAGGTGACGTCTGAAGGTAGCCTTTGAGAATATGgtaatcatgttttttaaaattgtggattTTCCACCAGGAACAGACTGTTAATAAATTTTAGTTACCTCaggagtctgttttcttttttgaaatatactgtattttttatgcatgctttttaaaaaaaaatttttttaacgttttctttatttttgagagagacagagagagagtgtgagcaggggacgggcagagagagagagggagccgcagaatccgaggcaggctccaggctctgagctgtcagcacagagcccgatgtggggctcgaactcacgaaccataagatcatgacctgagctgaagtcagacgcccaaccgacagagccacccaggtgcccccgccagtttttttttttaagtctagacTCTTACACAAACCTTTGGCAGGCCAAATATTTCTGATTTCTAAACACCTTTGTCTCTGAATCTTCTTTTTGCAGTGGAACAAACATGAACCTAAGTTTTAGAATGTGTAAGTTCAGCTGTGGTTCCGTGACACTAAATATTAGGGAGTTTGCAGAACTCAAACTTGGCTTCTCAAAATCTTGTTTCCAGTCAGCAATGGAATCATAGGAGCAATGATCCCTTTACATATCCACCTCTTGGGGTCTGCTTTCAGAATGAAATATGATCTtcgaaaaggaaggaagaaagaaaacctgataagaaaaatttaaagttaatcgtagggggcacctgggtggctcagttggttaagcatctgactttggctcaggtcatgatctcagggttcgtgagtttgagccccacatctggctccatgctgacagctcagagcctggagcctgctttggattctgtctccctctttctctgcccttcccctacttgtgctctctctctctctctctctctctctgtctcaaaaataaccagtaaaaaaaaattttttttaattttatttttaacgtttatttatttttgagacagagagacacagagcatgaacggggcagggtcagagagagggagacacagaatccgaaacaggctccaggctctgagccgtcagcacagagcctgacgcggggctcgaactcatggaccacgagatcgtgacctgagcctaagtcggacgcttaaccgactgagccacccaggcgccccccaaaaattttttttaaataaataaagttaaatttagtCTGGGGGGGATTGTTGCGGTCAAAGGTCGCATCCTGCGAATTGCCATCTGCCACAAGGTCGGGAAACCTGAGCGCAAGGAACACAAGCATCTGCCGGAGGCTGGGCGAGCTGAATAGGTTTCTGGTCAGATGAGGCAATTACACCTTCAACAGAGTTGTAATGAACAGGTTTGTGTCGCACCAACCAGTCGCCTCAGTCCTTCCCAGACCATTGGAAATTGAACCTTCCTGGCCGAGATGACAAAACAGCTGTGGTTGTAGGGACAATAACGGATGACGTGCATGTCCCCAAGGTAGTGCACGCGTACAGCTGCCCCTGAGGCCCTGTCCTCAAGGCCGGGGCAAGATCCTCACCTTCGACCAGTTGGCCCCGGACTCCCCCAAGGGCTGTGGCACCGTCCTGGAAAGGGCCAAGAGGTGTACAGGCATTTGGGCAAGGTCTTGCCAACCCAACACAGCCACACCAAACCCAAAGTGCATTCCAAGGGCGGAATGTGCCAGAGACGGAGGGGCCTGCCAAGGGATACAAAAACTAACCCCAGATCGCACGGACTTATTAAAGAAGAttttggtggggtgcctgggtggctcagtcggttaagcgtccgacttcagctcaggtcaagatctcgtggttcgtgagttcgagccccgcgtcgggctctgggctgatggctcagagcctggagcctgcttcagattctgtgtctccctctctctctgcccctcccccgttcatgctctgtctctctctgtctcaaaaataaataaacgttaaaaaaaaaataaaagaagattttGGATgctgaaaaaatttaaagttagaaACTGTAAACTGTAGAGAAACTGGCATTGGTGATATTAAACACCCTTTGCAGGCTTCCCCACCCTCCTGCTCAGTGGTGAGTCAGCATGGGTTATCTCATTATGTtacaaggaaaagaacagaagagtCACCCTGGTCAAGAACAGTTAGGAAGACAGCAGTGCATTTAAGCGGAAAAAAtcatattgttttcttaaatatgtaatattacaGGTGCTAAACATTTTGAATACATGACCTTGTTAATTTTCAGAACCACTCGTAAGGTAGATGTACTCCCATAAATTTACAGTAGAGAAGCCATTcactcagaaacacacacacagtgagtgCTACATCAGAACTGGCCCTGAAACAAACACGGATTCTTTTATGTTAAAATGAACAAgatgggggctcctgggcagctcagttggttgagctcctgaatcttggtttccactcaggtcatgatctcaatggttggTGAGATCTGCCCCTGGTGGCACTAAcatcatgaagcctgcttgggattctctctccctctctctctgctcttcccctgtgtgcgcatgctctctctctccaaagaaataagtaaaccttaagaaaagaaaatgaacaagaatatataagtatatattattatacctAGAACCATGTTGATTTGAGTGTAGATGCCCCATGCatagatgatatatatatttttttattgtttatttttgagagggagagagagagagagagagagagagagagagagaccgtgtgagcgggggaggggcagtgagagagggagacagagaatctaaagcaggctctaggctctgagctgtctgcacagagcccgatgcggggcttgaacccacaaaccatgaatgagatcatgacctaaactgaagccagacgctcaaacgactgagccacctaggtgctccatgATCTATTTTTTAGTTGCTGTGTGGCAGGAGAGAAATTATTCCTGCCCCCCGTCATTAGAACCTATTATGATTCTAAGGAATTGTACTTACAAATTcaagttataatttattttatgaaatattgtaCTTTACCACTTATTACACTGTGCCAGATCTTTCCATCCCCGTTTCTGTGAGATACGaagcaatttttgttttcaacacGTGTTGATTTTGGGGTCAACATTACCCATTTTCATAAGCTTCTTTGTATTACTAGTACTTTTTGgggggcacttggttggctcagtccctGGAGtttacaactcttgatctcggggttgtgagtctgagccccgtgttgggcatagagatttcttaaatcaacaaaatctaaaaaacaaacaaaacaaaacaaaacccaaaactttctcttcctcccaaaCTTGCAGCAATTTTCaggaatgaatggatagatagatagatgtaattttatacaaatggaagAAGTGTTTTTCTGTGCAGTCCTCATTATTCTTCATTGTAACTCCTTGTGCTTGACCTTTAGGAACAGAACACCATATTAGGAAACAGTATTTAATGACACAGTTGATATCTCAATGCCCATCAATCCCTTAAGTATCAttcttgttattttccattaaacAGTTCCTTATATTTGCTCAAAGCTCATCTGTTCcttattttgggggggtggtTAGGAGAGGAGGTGAATCTCATACAAATTTAGGAGATCATCCTGAACTCAATCCTCATGGCTTATTATGTAAATTTAATAATGTACCCCATAAAGCTAATAGTACAAATATATGACAAAGTAATcccacagaagaaaggaaaagggagaggaaaaaaaaataccagagatAGAGACCAAAAATGCAGGACCCCTGGCTTACGAAAAAACCAGAACCTTGCTGAAAGTGATCGGACAAATTGAAaggacgaaaaaaaaaaaaagcctttatcaactatttaaaaaagaaattgagggtTTGAGGTGAAGTGAAGCTTATTTTGTCAACAGGAAGTTACGGTTCTGCACCTCTATTTATATAAACAGCATTTGCTTTTTCCATCTTAGGTTCTGCCCAGAAGTTGTCGTCTGACTGCTGCTTCTGGCTCTGCTTGACtggtttttagagagaaaaaaaaaaaaaagaaaaagaaaaagaaagaaaaaaactgtagcCACACGTTCCTTTCTCTACCGCAGAGAACCTCAACAAGTCACTTTCCCTGATGTTTGGTTAGTGAAAATGCTAAATGATAcaggattttgattttgattggaGTTCTGTATTTTTAACCAAATCTTTGCCTCCAGGAGGGGACAAATCCATAAGGACAGTCCTGCCTCCCTTCCACTGTGCCCCTGATGTCTTTCCATTCTACCCTGTGAAAGTTCCAGGTCTCTCAGAACCTTTTCACTGCACTCCCTTTTCCCATCAGATCTGTGAATTCCCGTCTTCAAGCATCCTCGTCCCCTGTCTTCATGTCAACCTGTCCTTACTCTCCCATCCGCTGACTCCCCTTGTCTGAtgcttttctatcttcttttctgtttcttctcagaaTTCTTTCTTACGGTTGCTTCGGtacagaaggaaggagagccTTAGAGGTTGCAAGCTGTTTGCGCCTCTGACCGGGTGTAACATATCTGGTTACACACAAACACCCcgaagcagaggagggaggagcttGTGGCTAGCAACATATACTACTTGATGTCATCAAAAGTAAGGCTCAGAAGTGGGGAGACCAGCTGGGGTTCGCACCATCTGCCTGTGAGTCAAAAGAATACTCAGAGAAAGTGTGCATGGAACTATATTTAGAGTACAGTGCACACTTGAATTTTTCCCAttcaaggagaaaggagaattttCATAAGCatgttttatagaaaaagttAGGCTCAGAGCCAGATCAACTCAATCTGGGCAGAGAAAACAAGAGTAGACTTCATGGATAGGCCGATGACGCTGCCATCTTTCAAGGTGCCAGGAAGGCATACAATCTCAAAAATTGCCTGGAGATACTTTCACAAAATCCTTTAGTTCCGACATTAAAGTTGCACTGTTTTGTTTCAAAGAATCATTTTTCATCAAACTGTAAGTTCCTTGCTATAAAATATGGTCATTTGTGCTCACCAGGAAAGGGATAATATTAATGCCTAAAAGAGAACAAGGCTTGCAAATCCTTTCATGGAAGTGACCAGAGACGAAAACTAGAGCATCAGGAACCTGAAATGGGGGCAAgggtaaaaaacaacaaaaaggaggTGAATGAAATTCTGCCAGGGGGCAAGGGTAAACGGGGAAAGAACAGGACCAAAACAACATCCTGAAACTGACCTGGGACTGTCCTTAGGGGAAAGTTGTGGAGGAAAGACAGAATGGGAAGCAAGTTAGAAATgttggtggcacctgggtggctcagtcagttagacgtctgacatcggctcaggtagtgatctcgaggttcgtgggtttgagccctgcatcggactctgcgctgacagctcagagcctggagcctgcttcagattctgtgtctctctctctgcgccaccccccccgcccccgttcacactctgtctctgtctctcaaaaataaacattacagaaaaaagAAGTGTTGGTTTATATgtcaagagtgaaaaaaaaaaaaaggtcaatcacataagaacaatgagaaatggaaaacacTGGCACATGATCAAGCAAAAGAGAAGGGAGTGAAGCATGAAGCTTTACCTAGCAAGACTGTTGGTAGGTAAAGATTGTCACACggagcaggaaagaaaaggaactttCTGGTGAATTGAGGAGTTTTCTGGAGGAGAGTAAATTGGAGTGTTGGGAGAACCAATGGCAAAATTGTAGGAAGGGTGCAATAGAGAATAGTGGAGAGCGATACTGGTACTCCCTTTTCCCAAGGGGGATGAAAACATCAGTTGGGGGCTTTCTAaacatagaagagaaaaagaaacagatcaaAGACTGCTCTTTTCTGAGGAGGaaattagaaacatttattttagagtgtTTAATTTGCAATATACACAATCCTGGGATTGAGGTGCTTCATTGGAGGGTCACGTTCGTGGAGAGATTCTTAAACGATTCTTGGAAACTCTGCCTGTGAGTTTTCTCTACAGTGGTTACAATATGCATTCAACGTGTCTGTCTATATATGAGCAAATTTACTTTTAGAGGCTGTGGAGGAGAGATTACATGCTTTGGTCTTTCCTAGCATTTCTCTTCAATCAGCTGAGCAAATCCCATTACGCTAAATTGTTTCTCAGCCTCCAGAGTTTGATCCTCATTTACCGTTTTCTTACAATATGAAAAGGATCCAACACTACCAAGTGGAATTCTGTGGTGTATAACTTGCCTCAGATTCCTCTATTTCCTACTTGAATTTCATTGGCCTCTGTGGAAAGTTACTAAGTTCTTCAGGTAGAAGGATCTACAATCTGTAATTGGTCACTTacaatgggatttttttctattacgTTGTGGACTGCTTCCTAATATAGGATATCTCTCCCCTCATAAAGCAGACATGGTGGTTGTGAATCAGATTGCATCTAGGCTTCCAGAAATATGAATAATGCATTTAAATCTTaaatcacagaattaaaaaaccTTAGAACTCACATAAACTTAACCTTGTCGTGGTAAAGATGGGGAGTTTTACCAGGGCCTAGTGTGGCAGCATGTCTTAAGAATGTAGGTTGTctgaatattatttcttttattctttcttataaaCCACTAGGTAAACTTTGTCTGCCCATTAAAGATGAGGTCTGAATGTCCTTCTTAAGGGCCCAATCAGGCTATTCCAGAATCCATTTGCACAATAATCTCTACAGATTTCGTTTAGTAATGGGGTAAAAGGAGTAGCCAAGGAAATTCACACCATCATTAAGTTGTCTAATTAATTTGGGAAGGTGGGCTAACCCCTACCCCACACGACCataaatgagtaagtaaataGGACTTTTTAGCCCTACTTGCCTGTTTGGGACAACCGCATGAAAAATTGAATAGGGAACCATGAGTCCAAGTTCCATGCTTGGCCTACTCCTCTTTAGCCTCAGCCTTAGCAGATCTCATCTTGGGTCTTTAGATATTGCCAGTAGGATTGTCTAACTCTTGGCCTCAGAAATCTCTGGGACTACGCAAATTACCATGACTCTTCCGGAAGACCCGCCAGGCAAATCCAGCAAAATAGTTAGCATAAGAGTAAAGAGGAACTTGCAAATGGGGAGTTAATCTAGGACATGcttgaaaatcaaagaaatgaagtCCTATGGCCAAACTAGTGACAGCTTCTTCCTCCCTAAGATCTATTTCAGACAGATTCAAATTGTAAATATTAACCTCacgtttattttcctttgaaaccGTATGTAGACTGTTTGTACATAAGCCACTTGGTTATCATTGATCTACTATGTCTATGGTAGTGAGAAGCAGCAAAACCATGCTATAATATAGACTTTGTTATCGGTCTGGGTAATAAATCAGGGAGTGAGGGCCAAAGCTAGACACTACAAAGGGATTGGTTTAAGAACTACTAATGTCTATGGGTTAGCTGACAATGGTTGCTCTTGTTAGACcattctcttcctcccacccacatgttcttccttcctcttccttgatCATCACAGACCACTGGGTCTCTGCACGTTCACATTTTCACAGGGAGGAAGTCGGAAGTAGTTGGAGCGGCGGAGTCGCCTTGGGGGTAAACCAGCCATCTGACGGCAAAGTTCAtctagaagagaagcagagaataaTGCCTAAAGGGCTGgcattttgggagaaagagaagacccggggcttctgagtggctcagttggttgggtgtccgactctcgatttcagctcaggccgtgatctcacggttcatgagttcgagccctgccttgccCTCTGCGCTCACagcgcggagcctacttgggattctctctctctctctctctctctctctctgccccttccctatacattctctctctctttctctctaagtaaataaacttttgaaaaaagagagaaagagaagacagcagTGTGCTTTCGTGAAAGGTTGAAGAGAAACAGATCTGGATTAGAACCCCCGATCTGCAGCTCACTGGTTATTTATTGCTTACtagaaagttacttaacttttctgaaccTCACTATCCCTTGCAGCAAAAGAAGCATGAAATACCTGCCTCAAGTATAgttgtattaaaacaaaataatgtatgcTAAGTACCTAGCACAGGTGCCTGGCCGGTGAATTTTAGGCTGCTCTACACGCCTAGCTCCCGATTCTTCTAACCATGGGCTTATTAAATAGCAAAAAAGTGACATTCAATTATTCACTATATATCTAAGTGTTTACTGTGTGCAAATGGCTAACTTTAGTAAGTCCCCTGAGACACTTGAAAGTGCTTAAGTCCCAAATACTCATCCTCAGTCTCAAGGTGCTTCCCTTGCAGGTGGCTTGCACAAGGCCAATGGGGGCAAATAGCAAGTTTCCTTCTGCGAAGTCAACTACAGCTCTTACTCAGCAGCTCCGTGCAAGACGGGCTGTTGAGTCAGAAAGGGCTGTGTCTGTGGTGCCTTCACCAACCACACTTATCGTTTGGGGCTGGCCAGGGAGAAGGTGAGAGGTATCTTTGTTCCCACAATGCACGGTGTATAACCACACACGTTGGAcccttttaattgtttttatcaGGTTTTTCTACCCTCCTCTACCCCTGAATTTTTGCATTAAGTAATGTAAATAGTTCCTGGAATTGATAAACTGTTTCAAATGTAGCCAGCTTCTAAATGTCCTGTTTTGTATTTACTGATAGGCCCTGTCCAAACATCAATTGTCTCCAAAtagtggaggttttttttttttttttttttcctttagagaggtttttttttcatttgtgaacATGGCTGCCGGTAGTAGAGTCTATTATTTGTGATGGCTGACTtggcctttttttaaaagtttttatttattgagttttagtcatctctacacccaacgtggggcttgaattcccagactgagtcagccaggtatCCTGATTTGGCCTTTTCACCTAGAACTCCAGTGAATGATCTCCAAAACAGTTCCAACTTCAGAAAGCTCTATCTATGGGAAAGGTTGGGAGTTACAATCTTGCTGAAAAGAGATCCAAGATATTTTCCTTAGGGTTATCTTTATATACGAAGCACACTGCTTTACCTTGATTGCTTATCTAGCACAAGTTGGTGGGGCAGGCACTGATGGAAGTTCAGGGGGTGACCTAAAGCCCTCCTCCGAAGCCAGACCTTGGATCCATCAGGATCACGTCTCTATTTACCTCTCTCAtcattgcccctccccactaAAAAACCAGATATCATCTTACCTTTCATTACTTCATGTTCTTTACAGACAAGACGAGAGCAGATCTCATTGTTGATGATGTACATACGTCGCAAACTGCCAGAATCCCAGTAACATGGTTAAGGAAAGAGACAGCAAAAACCATCGGGAGGGAGAACTCTAGTCTGTATATAGGCCAGGGGTGCCTCTTCAGCTCCTGtactccccactctcccctgtctgttttcctcctctcttgatttctttccttaaGTATTTTGGGCTGATTTTTCCCtcccagaggagggaaggggacgCTTTGCACATTCCTCCTGGAGTCAAGCCTTATCTAATACTGCTCTTCACTATTTCTGACATTGAGAGCTGGATCCTTTGCTTCAGCCTTTTTCTATGGGGTCATAGATTCACTGTACCAGTATTTCTCTCatgactgtcctttctccagccCTCACTTCCCTTGCCTTCTAACATCTAGTCTTAATAGTCGGTCTGTTTTCCGCATAACTCAAGTCCGACTCCAGGTTCTATCTGGCACCGCCCTAAGAGGGTCATGTCCAAAATTTCTCTGCCACTAAAGACTGAAGTTCCACAGTGGGTGCTCATTGCATAGTTACTGACATGAAACCACTACCAGGGAAGgcgatttctccacatcctgggaTCCCTTACCTAGTGAAACATAACTGGTGAATGCATTGCTTGACTGGCCGATGCACCGAGTAGAGTCTCGTGCAAGCAAATTTTTCATCCCGGCAATCTGAAGAAGTCCAATACAAAAGAACAGGGAGAAGCATGAACAAAGGATTAAAGACAtggaggaaggtacagagagcgGGGGGAAAATACAAAGTAGTCTCTACATAGGATCATTGTAATGTGGGGAATGCCCTTCCTGTTCAACAAAGCAGAACAGTAGGAAACTGgctgaaataaaatttaggtGCTTTCCTACCTGGACCCAGAAGTAGCTAAAATAATCTCTGAGAGTTCTTCTAGGAAAGTCTTTCTAGGGTTATCCAGGCGGCAGTGTGAAATACCAAACTGAAATGAAATGCTGCTGACTCCATTCTGGAGAATAAGAACTCTTAGGTGGGTCACAGTTTCCGTTGCAGTAGTTTTCAGTCCtagctgcacatcagaatcatcAGTACATTACAGAAAGCAACTTTGCCCATGACACCTATCGTCCTCTTGTCCTTGCAGTCAGTTCCCAATACACTAACCACCACAGAAAGTCCAAAGGTAGCTCAGGAAGAGGACTGCTTTGGGATCATGCAACAGTGGTCCCATCTTTTCTTCATGACCTCGAGGACAGGAGATCATAAAGGAGAGCAGGAATGAAGGGCATTAAAAATACTctttgagaaagaatggaaagcaaaCTAGAAGGTACATCAAGTACCCACCAAAGAACAAGGAGATAAGGAATCCCCAAGAAGAAAGCTGAAGAAAAAGACATGCAAAAGGCAATCATACCTGCTGTGGTATTTTTATCATTGGCCGGAGCTGGAAGGCAGAAATTTCATTCAGTTATCATGAGTTCTAGAACTTACTACCTCTGTAACCTAGAATATCCTTTTCCCTTTGTAACCTTGGGGCCTCACTTGGGGCCCATATGGGGCACCCATTAATAAAAAAGTGAGGCACCCATGTTGCCTCACTTGGGGCCCATATGGGGCACCCATTGAGAAAAAATGGGTTGATAATGCTTTTAGCAACTTCTAAAAGAAAGCCCATAATGGACTGCTTTGATCCACAAAACTGAACAGATTTAGAAGTTAGGATGG
This genomic window contains:
- the MFAP5 gene encoding microfibrillar-associated protein 5 isoform X5, producing MLLLGPKVLLCLTAFIIPSDWTPLGANGQRGDDVTQVTPEAFTEDPNLVNEPSTDETVLADIEPSTDDLAPANDKNTTADCRDEKFACTRLYSVHRPVKQCIHQLCFTSLRRMYIINNEICSRLVCKEHEVMKDELCRQMAGLPPRRLRRSNYFRLPPCENVNVQRPSGL